One genomic region from Anopheles bellator chromosome 2, idAnoBellAS_SP24_06.2, whole genome shotgun sequence encodes:
- the LOC131207198 gene encoding mucin-19-like, whose protein sequence is MKPKKQQSADRKQSQSGAVSAPGTPAATTAAADTGTTATVPGSVVATATPTSTPVTATPSTAKKPVKRLQSKAKEASSTEPTAGAAGAGAKLSEKLPTTTQPVAGPVTGGSSTQSNKSKSSGGSMAIVAKTFHPPMGEPAQQPQVSGGPEVVTSSKSAATTATGGGKTAKASKSAKAIDPSVSSPGDPKKKTTPAKTAAGSAKKTATPTDSGKQRRQSAAGQSAAAGPAAKSGGPPDLASPAADRLREKEKKIQKELKNLGVSDKTLHQIDAAYLLADESVNPSISEMVKTKSRTTVAHAKYGTDSHLSPGTMGASGRKPSLTTEDGPTVGTPGDADEKPHKEATSGGKVKKSVTIKLDEDKPPPVKGKAPKGGGRKGEEKTPPGPQPTAEGAGKGKAAATPRSSKSQKKTPETKQQSQQQKKAATSEKGLTEQRKSASGDSGVTKQVSFEAGRGSSVEHEDHEEKNAAVQIQIDSIVKALEREDSDTGGAGGAKKDTGEQADKRNDSTSGVAQGKGAEVKVSTPAGGGTKKPAEPKPARKPALKKDTGSSKGAGEKKKGGGEKKEVTFKEQPPTSPAKRKYVKKPKPAGEKKPPAAKAAKPKPAATGKSKASGGGGKTTAAGKAKTEPKGTAKPSTVAEPTVQNESSPKPADGNDPIPVEEPARSEPSEVAITTPVKISMESQKSQEPPTVPASGGTSLAPTIAQSTHRDRSSTENDDDVPLKQLQAKTQSIGPTKQPETHSATVEPEVVPSKPNGAPVATAAAAAAAGPILAGLLKAGGSGAKAAKRPYVRKNPNPPGKGAKPVPGGCGTQGAKADQRKAPEKKDVYDFDDSESEIEAPVKAGKPSFKRKSSVDLCQSSREDISQPADDPAKPKEPPRGQDAVEAKPQEAEPKKELRSGSSCSPSSGSDAEDGRPLDNLVVPEAKVKKKAPPRRVKHETRESRSSDNEDEEGDPGDDAEDEDGEEQEDEEDDEEDEEDSDGCSSGDTVRTRIAKKRQSAKKRNLKLYGFWSGPKRHRVASLNAIAKVHCLYENERPAFDASLMVRQSSGSRVIRTITKDGERIKKERICDDESAEGGDGDGGRLSGGDGASEDQDVGKGGTAPSDRKGAGVKQERKSEPPAASERAAEPKGTKVSVKVEPAKKEPASDPESDSSEEEPVVTRTLRCVPGLRGAGKHWDPDASSMESDIEQLPDSDETYAQGKDTDPTRKRKLRKKAAARKSKAKQAALAKQEKDKDKAAGNEKPEKAPPKPPVKKIKKELKALLTDTERQDDGAASSESSTGSEKAATTAAAKSKDDGAKKRKREPKVERAANEGVTDYTEYIGKKRMASLNATAMLAATYEVQRTLYRNTDSSDSECSAAEKAPKSKKAKEQKDQKDAAKAAALATAAAAAAAAAADAREKKEAAAKEPPPANVEEPSTSSSSAAAHHHQQQQQQQQEVLAKKKKVVIKTEPMRDRKDDPMEVKREIEEPRPVSSNLVIAQDTEVTITGVYVNSTLGTNQEAYCKMQYRVQQSVTEERLVRPGDGAPPKSYTPLSALSSMRPPNDQSLSTPPLFVPPAQCDSPLLGPPRPSFYPPPTSSSGSSSAFCAPLPHDSPGTYRTTR, encoded by the exons ATGAAGCCCAAGAAGCAACAGTCGGCGGACAGGAAGCAGTCCCAGAGTGGTGCCGTATCGGCGCCCGGTACGCCAGCGGCAACGACCGCCGCTGCAGACACGggaacaacggcaacggtacCGGGAagcgtggtggccaccgcgacGCCCACCTCCACACCGGTTACTGCTACGCCGTCCACCGCCAAGAAACCGGTGAAACGTCTTCAATCAAAAGCCAAAGAAGCGTCCTCGACGGAACCGACGGCCGGCGCCGCTGGGGCCGGTGCCAAATTGTCAGAGAAACTTCCAACCACCactcaaccggtggccggaccggTAACGGGAGGTTCCAGCACGCAATCGAATAAATCGAAATCGAGCGGTGGCTCCATGGCGATTGTGGCGAAAACGTTTCACCCTCCAATGGGCGAACCAGCGCAGCAACCGCAGGTTAGCGGTGGACCGGAAGTGGTGACATCATCGAAATCCGCAGCTACCACCgcgaccggtggtggaaaGACGGCGAAGGCGTCGAAGAGCGCGAAAGCTATCGATCCGTCCGTCAGCTCACCTGGTGatccgaagaagaagacaacGCCGGCGAAGACCGCAGCGGGGTCGGCGAAGAAGACGGCCACGCCGACGGACAGTGGCAAACAGCGGAGACAGTCTGCAGCTGGTCAGTCCGCGGCGGCGGGTCCTGCGGCCAAATCGGGTGGCCCACCGGATCTGGCGTCACCGGCTGCTGATCGGTTGCgcgagaaggagaagaagatcCAGAAGGAGCTGAAGAATCTCGGCGTGTCGGACAAGACGCTGCACCAGATTGATGCCGCGTACCTGCTGGCGGACGAGTCGGTCAATCCGTCCATCAGCGAGATGGTGAAGACGAAGTCGCGTACCACGGTGGCCCACGCCAAATACGGCACGGACTCGCACTTGAGCCCGGGAACGATGGGTGCTTCGGGCAGGAAACCATCGTTGACCACGGAGGACGGGCCGACCGTGGGGACGCCCGGGGACGCTGACGAAAAGCCCCACAAGGAAGCGACTTCCGGTGGAAAGGTGAAAAAATCCGTCACGATCAAGCTGGACGAAGATAAGCCCCCGCCGGTGAAGGGTAAGGCTCCGAAGGGGGGTGGTCGCaagggggaagaaaaaactccTCCCGGGCCACAGCCAACCGCGGAAGGGGCTGGCAAAGGTAAGGCGGCGGCCACCCCGAGAAGCTCAAAGTCCCAAAAGAAGACCCCGGAGACGaagcagcagtcgcagcagcagaaaaaggcGGCCACCAGCGAGAAGGGGCTCACGGAACAACGCAAGTCAGCCTCGGGGGATTCGGGTGTCACCAAACAGGTTAGTTTTGAGGCCGGGCGGGGCAGCTCGGTGGAGCACGAAGATCACGAGGAGAAGAACGCCGCGGTCCAGATTCAGATCGATAGCATCGTGAAAGCGCTCGAGCGGGAAGATAGCGAcaccggtggcgccggtggtgcGAAGAAGGACACCGGGGAGCAAGCTGATAAGAGGAACGATTCCACTTCCGGCGTTGCCCAGGGGAAAGGTGCGGAAGTGAAGGTGTCGACACCGGCGGGTGGCGGCACCAAGAAACcagccgaaccgaagccggCTCGCAAGCCGGCCCTTAAGAAGGACACCGGATCATCGAAAGGGGCAGGCGAAAAGAAGAAGGGTGGCGGGGAGAAGAAAGAGGTTACGTTTAAGGAGCAACCGCCGACGTCGCCGGCCAAGCGGAAGTACgtgaagaaaccgaaaccggccggcGAAAAGAAGCCTCCTGCGGCGAAGgcggcgaaaccgaaaccggcagCGACCGGCAAATCGaaggcttccggtggcggtggcaagaCAACGGCGGCCGGCAAGGCGAAGACGGAACCGAAAGGAACTGCTAAGCCGTCAACCGTGGCCGAGCCCACGGTGCAAAACGAATCCAGCCCCAAACCCGCGGACGGGAATGATCCGATACCAGTGGAGGAGCCCGCACGAAGCGAACCTTCGGAAGTGGCCATCACCACGCCCGTGAAAATCTCAATGGAATCTCAAAAATCTCAGGAGCCTCCAACGGTGCCCGCTAGTGGTGGAACATCGTTGGCACCGACCATAGCACAGTCCACCCACCGGGACCGATCCTCGACggagaacgacgacgatgtgccACTGAAACAGCTTCAGGCGAAGACCCAGTCCATCGGACCGACCAAGCAACCGGAGACGCACTCCGCCACGGTGGAACCGGAGGTGGTTCCGAGCAAACCAAATGGAGCTCCTgtcgccactgctgctgctgctgccgccgctggtcCCATCCTAGCCGGACTGCTGAAAGCGGGCGGTTCCGGTGCTAAAGCAGCCAAACGTCCGTACGTCCGGAAGAACCCGAACCCGCCCGGTAAAGGAGCGAAACCCGTGCCCGGTGGATGTGGGACGCAGGGCGCGAAGGCAGACCAGCGGAAGGCACCGGAGAAGAAGGACGTGTACGACTTTGACGACTCCGAGAGCGAAATCGAGGCCCCGGTCAAGGCGGGAAAGCCGAGCTTCAAGCGCAAATCGTCCGTCGACCTGTGCCAATCGTCGCGCGAGGATATCTCCCAGCCGGCGGATGACCCGGCCAAGCCCAAGGAGCCACCGCGGGGGCAGGATGCAGTGGAGGCCAAGCCCCAGGAGGCGGAA CCGAAAAAGGAGCTCCGCAGTGGTTCGTCCTGCTCGCCGTCCTCCGGCTCGGATGCGGAAGATGGTCGCCCACTGGACAACTTGGTGGTGCCGGAGgcgaaggtgaagaaaaaagcgcCCCCGAGAAGGGTGAAACATGAGACGCGGGAGTCCCGTTCGTCCgacaacgaggacgaagaggGCGACCCGGGTGACGATGCGGAAGATGAGGATGGTGAGGAGCAGGAGGatgaggaggacgacgaggaggacgaggaagacTCGGACGGATGTTCGTCCGGCGACACCGTGCGGACCCGGATCGCCAAGAAGCGCCAGTCGGCCAAGAAGCGCAACCTGAAGCTGTACGGGTTCTGGTCCGGACCGAAGCGGCACCGGGTGGCGTCGCTGAATGCGATTGCCAAGGTACACTGTCTGTACGAGAACGAGCGGCCCGCGTTCGACGCCAGCCTGATGGTCCGCCAGTCGAGCGGATCGCGGGTCATCCGAACGATCACCAAGGACGGGGAGCGCATAAAGAAGGAGCGCATCTGCGACGACGAGAGCGCCGAAGGGGGCGACGGAGACGGGGGCCGCCtgtccggtggcgatggggCCAGCGAAGACCAGGACGTCGGCAAAGGCGGCACCGCGCCGTCGGACCGGAAGGGGGCCGGTGTGAAGCAGGAGCGAAAGTCggagccgccagccgccagcgaGCGGGCGGCTGAACCGAAGGGAACGAAGGTGAGCGTGAAGGTGGAACCGGCCAAGAAGGAACCGGCGAGCGACCCGGAAAGCGACTCGTCCGAAGAGGAACCGGTTGTGACGAG AACGTTACGGTGCGTCCCGGGATTGCGCGGAGCCGGGAAACACTGGGACCCGGACGCGTCCAGCATGGAGTCGGACATCGAGCAACTGCCGGACAGTGACGAAACCTACGCCCAG GGCAAGGACACGGATCCGACCCGCAAGCGGAAACTAAGGAAGAAGGCCGCGGCTCGCAAGAGCAAGGCGAAGCAGGCGGCGCTGGCCAAACAGGAGAAGGATAAAGACAAGGCAGCCGGCAACGAAAAGCCGGAAAAGGCACCCCCGAAGCCGCCTGTGAAGAAGATCAAGAAGGAACTGAAGGCGCTGTTGACGGACACAGAGCGGCAGGATGACGGGGCGGCCAGTTCCGAGTCATCGACGGGCTCGGAGAAGGCGgccaccacggcggcggccaaatCGAAAGATGATGGTGCGAAGAAGCGCAAACGAGAGCCGAAGGTGGAGCGGGCCGCGAACGAGGGGGTCACCGACTACACGGAGTATATCGGCAAGAAGCGGATGGCGAGCCTCAATGCGACCGCCATGCTGGCGGCCACCTACGAAGTGCAGCGCACCCTCTACCGCAACACCGACTCGAGCGACTCCGAGTGTTCGGCCGCCGAGAAGGCGCCCAAGTCGAAGAAGGCCAAGGAACAGAAGGATCAAAAGGATGCGGCGAAGGCAGCAGCGTTGgcaacggccgccgccgctgccgctgccgcagcgGCCGACGCTAGAGAAAAGAAGGAAGCGGCCGCTAaggagccaccaccggcgaacgTGGAGGAA ccctcgacgtcgtcgtcgtccgccgctgcgcatcaccaccaacagcagcagcagcagcagcaagaagtgctggccaagaagaagaaagtggtCATCAAGACGGAGCCGATGCGCGATCGCAAGGACGATCCGATGGAGGTGAAGCGTgaaatcgaagag CCGCGACCGGTGTCGAGCAATTTGGTTATCGCGCAGGACACGGAAGTCACGATTACCGGCGTGTACGTTAATTCCACGCTCGGCACCAACCAGGAAGCGTACTGCAAGATGCAGTACCGCGTACAGCAGAGTGTCACCGAGGAGCGGCTGGTACGCCCGGGTGATGGTGCCCCGCCCAAGTCCTACACTCCGCTGTCGGCCCTCTCCAGTATGCGCCCACCGAACGATCAAA GTTTATCAACGCCGCCGCTGTTCGTGCCACCGGCCCAGTGCGACTCCCCGTTGCTCGGTCCACCGCGCCCGTCCTTCTACCCACCACCAACGTCGTCCTCCGGAAGCTCGAGCGCCTTCTGTGCCCCGTTGCCGCACGATAGTCCAGGTACGTACCGCACCACACGGTGA